The following are encoded in a window of Candida dubliniensis CD36 chromosome 4, complete sequence genomic DNA:
- a CDS encoding uncharacterized protein (conserved hypothetical protein) produces MSSARKILLQSILTTSSKQLTTLTSIRPTYSIIIKQRNYSGSSIFKGARNYFLGFRNNSGEDSQTSNNNSSMHYDSVDESIPYVQYPLFTKEQLKKIATDKFNLQVGHASFGYHSDSIVPSINSLSDLTDPTSLNSLLPRRRPQGSPSDTLSIKAGDDTMLVSPTVIAVADGVSGWESDGITSSSGIWSRSMVETFSRLMTEYKLNHFPHYLNQRDIQEILDDSYLHTSHLMDLQKLNGSSTLILGMLNGDLLSIISIGDSKIFIIRDGKIILTNEEQTKAGLCPEQIGTHTLDHLPSDIAWIKSFKLMEGDYILMCSDGISDNLYEWEILNYLNDWINAKRNNVKTIASKLLIKAKEVAFDDYAYTPYNEKVNSLSNTGSGGTNHQHSQGGKVDDMSVIIAKVELNKKDGSKLIIN; encoded by the coding sequence AGGCCAACCtattcaattataattaaacaaagaaattattCTGGCTCATCCATTTTCAAAGGTGcaagaaattattttcttggATTTCGAAATAATTCAGGAGAAGATTCTCAAACCAGCAATAACAACTCATCAATGCATTATGATTCAGTTGATGAACTGATTCCATATGTTCAATATCCATTATTTACAAAAGaacaattaaagaaaattgcTACggataaatttaatttacaaGTTGGACATGCATCATTTGGATATCATTCAGATTCAATTGTCCCCTCGATTAATTCATTGAGTGATTTAACTGATCCTACCCTGTTAAATAGTTTATTACCAAGAAGAAGACCTCAAGGATCACCTAGTGATACATTAAGTATTAAAGCTGGTGATGATACCATGTTAGTTTCCCCCACAGTAATAGCTGTTGCTGATGGAGTTAGTGGTTGGGAAAGTGATGGTATAACTTCATCTTCAGGTATTTGGTCAAGATCTATGGTGGAAACTTTTAGTCGATTAATGACagaatataaattaaatcatttccctcattatttaaatcaacGAGAtattcaagaaattttaGATGATTCTTATTTACATACTTCTCATTTAATggatttacaaaaattaaatggtTCATCTACATTAATTTTAGGGATGCTTAATggtgatttattatcaattataagTATTGGtgattcaaaaattttcattattagagatggaaaaataattttaacTAATGAAGAACAAACTAAAGCAGGATTATGTCCAGAACAAATAGGTACTCATACTTTAGATCATTTACCTTCAGATATTGCTTGGatcaaatcattcaaattaATGGAAGGTGATTATATTTTAATGTGTTCTGATGGTATTAGTGATAATTTATATGAATGggaaattttaaattatttaaatgattGGATTAATGCTAAACGTAATAATGTTAAAACTATTGCCAgcaaattattgattaaaGCTAAAGAAGTTGcatttgatgattatgCTTATACTCCttataatgaaaaagtCAATTCATTAAGTAACACAGGTAGTGGTGGAACTAATCATCAACATAGTCAAGGTGGTAAAGTTGATGATATGTCAGTGATTATTGCTAAagttgaattaaataaaaaagatggttctaaattgataatcaattaG